From the Deltaproteobacteria bacterium genome, the window AGTCCGTAGAGATTAACTCCCCCTTTTCCCTTGACTAAAGAACTTCCCTGCCGATAGACTCGCCCCGCTTTTTTATCAATTTCTTCAGTAATTCTCGGCCAATGGACGAAACCAATAAGCTCATTCAGGAACGTCTGAAAAAACTGGAGGCGCTTCGGGCCGCAGGGATCAATCCGTACCCGAACAACCTTTGTCCCACCCATACTCTTGGGCAGATTCGGCAGAAGTATGACCTCCTTTCCAAAGAGGATCTGGAGAAGGTTGCCGACAGATTTTCCGTGGCGGGGCGGGTGATGATGGTTCGCTCGTTCGGCAAGGCCTCGTTTGCGGTCCTTCAGGACCGGAGCGGTTTACTGCAACTCTTTTTCCAGAAGAACAGCCTGACGGAAAAGGAGTTTCAACTCTTTCAAACGATTGACCGCGGCGATTTTCTGTTTGTAACAGGGCCTCTGTTTCGGACCAAGACGGGGGAACTGACGCTTCATGCCGAAACCTTCCGGCTGGCGGCCAAATCGCTCCAGCCATTGCCGGAGAAGTGGCACGGGCTCTCAGATGTTGAGATTCGTTATCGCCAGCGGTATGTCGATCTGATCGTCAATGAAGAAGTCCGCGAGGTTTTTAAAAAGCGGTCGCAGATCATCCAATTTTTGAGGGAGTTTTTGGTGGCGCGGGAATTTTTGGAGGTGGAGACGCCGATGATGCACCCGATTGCCGGGGGGGCCACTGCAAAACCGTTTATCACCCACCACAACACGCTTGACAGGGATCTCTATCTGCGGATCGCCCCGGAACTGTACCTTAAAAAACTGGTCGTCGGCGGTTTTGAAAGGGTCTTTGAAATCGGCCGGAATTTCCGGAACGAAGGGATCAGCACCCAGCATA encodes:
- the lysS gene encoding lysine--tRNA ligase, with the translated sequence MDETNKLIQERLKKLEALRAAGINPYPNNLCPTHTLGQIRQKYDLLSKEDLEKVADRFSVAGRVMMVRSFGKASFAVLQDRSGLLQLFFQKNSLTEKEFQLFQTIDRGDFLFVTGPLFRTKTGELTLHAETFRLAAKSLQPLPEKWHGLSDVEIRYRQRYVDLIVNEEVREVFKKRSQIIQFLREFLVAREFLEVETPMMHPIAGGATAKPFITHHNTLDRDLYLRIAPELYLKKLVVGGFERVFEIGRNFRNEGISTQHNPEFTMVEFYQAYATYEDLMTLTEELLQFLAKKLGKTELIYQGTTISLKSPFKRITYAEMVKIGEDKLVQPTFVTDFPVEESPLARKNDKNPGVVDRFELYITGREIANAFSELNDPLDQRERFEAQMEKRKKGDLEAMAFDDDFIRALEVGLPPTAGEGIGIDRLVMLLTDQPSIRDVILFPLLRPDP